Proteins encoded by one window of Paraburkholderia terrae:
- a CDS encoding choline ABC transporter substrate-binding protein, with protein sequence MNIRWRSSLAKAALVLAACGIALTGSSHAAEPQSCTQVRMADPGWTDIDATNAVTGVLLKALGYQQNVSNLSVPITYQGLKKGQIDVFLGNWMPAQGPLVKPFVDERSIDVLHANLTNAKFTLAVPDYVAAAGVHSFADLVKHADQFNGKIYGIEPGAPANQNIKKMISDKAFGLGDWKIVESSETGMLTQVERAVRDKQWIVFLAWEPHLMNTKFHLTYLSGGDAYFGPNYGGATVNTVTRAGFSGQCTNLARLFQQLTFNVDLENQIITNVLQNKVDIITAASNALKGNPALLNTWLKGVTTTNGGDGLQAVQAQLGIH encoded by the coding sequence ATGAACATACGCTGGAGAAGTTCGCTTGCGAAGGCCGCATTGGTGCTTGCTGCATGCGGCATTGCATTGACAGGTTCGTCGCATGCAGCAGAGCCCCAAAGCTGCACGCAAGTCCGGATGGCCGACCCCGGCTGGACCGATATCGATGCGACGAACGCAGTCACGGGCGTGCTGCTGAAGGCGCTTGGCTATCAGCAGAACGTGTCGAACCTGTCGGTGCCGATCACGTATCAGGGTCTGAAAAAAGGGCAAATCGACGTGTTTCTGGGCAACTGGATGCCCGCGCAAGGTCCGCTCGTCAAGCCGTTCGTTGATGAACGTTCGATCGACGTGCTGCATGCGAATCTGACCAATGCGAAGTTCACGCTTGCCGTTCCCGACTATGTCGCCGCCGCGGGCGTGCATTCATTCGCCGATCTCGTCAAGCACGCCGACCAGTTCAACGGAAAGATCTATGGCATCGAGCCAGGTGCGCCCGCCAATCAGAACATCAAGAAGATGATTTCCGATAAGGCATTTGGTCTCGGCGACTGGAAGATTGTCGAATCGAGTGAAACGGGGATGTTGACGCAGGTCGAGCGCGCGGTGCGAGACAAGCAATGGATCGTGTTTCTCGCGTGGGAACCGCATCTGATGAACACGAAATTCCATTTGACCTATCTGTCGGGCGGTGACGCGTATTTCGGCCCGAACTACGGTGGCGCGACGGTGAATACCGTAACGCGTGCGGGTTTTTCCGGCCAATGCACGAATCTCGCCAGGCTCTTTCAACAATTGACATTCAATGTCGATCTGGAAAACCAGATCATCACGAATGTGCTGCAAAACAAGGTGGATATCATTACCGCGGCGTCGAATGCGCTGAAAGGCAATCCCGCTTTGTTAAATACATGGCTCAAAGGCGTGACGACCACGAATGGCGGCGACGGATTGCAGGCAGTGCAGGCGCAACTCGGCATTCATTGA
- a CDS encoding porin, with amino-acid sequence MKKLNAAALTGVALALAGMSNASHAQSSVTLYGIIDAGITWVNNTGGSHVVKFDDGISYGNRFGIKGTEDLGGGLQAVFVLESGFHLGNGQLGFGSALFGRQAYVGLKNQWGTLSFGNQLDMTEEMVYLYNISAWGSGYAIHQGDFDRFNGDRLPNSVKFLSNEFAGFMFGGMYSFGNVAGDFHQDSAWSVGAHYANGPFTMGAAYTQLNNPHGIYAFDPYAMLGVHTFLGQQTVTVDPATGARTDLFSSNPFPVDKQGTFGVGSSYAIGDVTLMGNFTYTTIKGLGVTSHMKVGEGGASWQVTPAFSVIGGYQYTNFEGHHWNQGSLGAHYLLSKRTDVYISGDYLKASSGVDAVIGYSFTPSATTTQADVRIGMRHSF; translated from the coding sequence ATGAAAAAGCTGAATGCCGCAGCACTGACAGGCGTCGCGCTCGCGCTCGCTGGAATGTCGAACGCGAGTCACGCGCAGAGCAGTGTCACGTTGTATGGGATCATCGACGCGGGCATTACCTGGGTCAATAATACAGGTGGCTCGCACGTCGTGAAGTTCGACGACGGCATCTCATATGGCAACCGCTTCGGCATCAAGGGCACGGAAGATCTGGGCGGCGGCTTGCAGGCGGTGTTCGTGCTCGAAAGCGGCTTTCACCTCGGCAATGGGCAACTGGGCTTCGGCAGTGCGCTGTTCGGGCGTCAGGCGTATGTGGGGCTGAAGAACCAGTGGGGCACGCTGTCGTTCGGCAATCAGCTGGATATGACGGAAGAGATGGTGTACCTGTACAACATCTCGGCGTGGGGGAGCGGCTACGCGATTCACCAGGGCGACTTCGACCGCTTCAATGGCGACCGGCTGCCCAATTCGGTGAAGTTCCTGTCGAATGAATTCGCCGGCTTCATGTTCGGCGGCATGTACTCGTTCGGCAACGTTGCAGGCGATTTCCACCAGGACAGCGCATGGAGCGTCGGCGCACACTATGCGAATGGACCGTTCACGATGGGCGCGGCCTATACGCAACTGAACAATCCGCACGGCATCTACGCCTTCGATCCGTACGCGATGCTCGGCGTACACACTTTTCTCGGCCAGCAGACGGTTACCGTCGATCCGGCGACAGGCGCGAGAACCGATCTCTTTTCGAGCAACCCATTTCCTGTCGACAAGCAGGGCACATTCGGCGTCGGCTCGAGCTACGCGATCGGCGACGTGACACTGATGGGTAACTTCACCTATACGACGATCAAGGGCCTGGGCGTCACGTCGCACATGAAGGTGGGTGAAGGCGGCGCGAGCTGGCAGGTGACGCCGGCGTTCAGCGTGATCGGCGGCTACCAGTATACGAACTTCGAAGGACATCACTGGAATCAGGGTTCGCTCGGCGCGCACTATCTGCTGTCCAAGCGCACGGACGTCTATATTTCAGGTGATTATCTGAAGGCGTCGAGCGGCGTGGATGCGGTGATCGGCTATAGCTTCACGCCGTCCGCCACGACGACACAGGCCGATGTACGTATCGGCATGCGGCACTCGTTCTGA